The Solanum stenotomum isolate F172 unplaced genomic scaffold, ASM1918654v1 scaffold16821, whole genome shotgun sequence nucleotide sequence CTTCAGGAGTAAAGGTGCAGACGTGAATATAAACTTTACAAAGaacattttgatttttgaacCATGGAAACTTTTTATTATCAATCTCTGAAGCTTGTGCAGTACTCCTAGTGTCCTGTAAGCTGGTCCTTCAAAATGATTTACGACGTTCACTTCCATGCCATCTGTCTTCTTCTTCGAGCTCAACACTAAATGAAGGACAGCCAAATTCGGAGAAACTATAAGCATTCGtagaagagaaaatatttgatcttcatcatcaaaatcaaactcaaatatAGTGATAGCATTCAAGCTGTTGAGGTATGCCGGGAGCCTCTCTGCTTCAGTAGCAAAACACTTGAGGTAGTAACTGTCGTTGTGTCTTGATTCTGTTTTGATGATACAAGTATAACTGTTTTCATCTTCCGACAGTCCATGAAATGACTCAACTCAAGGTTTTCAGTTGTCATGGTAAGGAAAAATATTTCAGAAAGTCTTGGAGCATATAGTTTCGAGTCAGGAAAACCACTACACACCCTCACCTGCAGAGTCACAAGGTATGGCATCCACAAGAAAGAAGTACTAACGTCGTTTAATTCCAAGACAACTTTAAGTAGAGTGAGGTTTTTGAGCTTGTGGAAACCCCTAAAGTCTCATGGCGGCTTGAAAATGCAGTTGGACAGGCTCAAGGTAATTTGTAAAGAGCATTGGATTGATTCCGAAGGGTGAGATCAGTGACACCTTTTCTTGACAATAAAAGCATCCATTGATCGATAACTATGTGTTGAGAACAAGGTATTGATGAAATGTTCACGCAGAATGTCATAATGTTTCCACAGTGCTGCACAGAATTGTATCAACAACGTCTGTTAATGGCTTTCCCTGGAAAAACTGAGGAGAAAATACAAGTTTGGGATTTGAAGCCCAAACATATCTCCACGGTGTAGACAAAACGCTCATTTTTGTAGCTTCCTCCATAGAGAATTGCTCCTGAATCTGGTGTTTGACATTAATAGGAAGATTGGTAAGTCTATCAAGTTTGTCCCCTTCAACGTTATGTCTCTTAACATTATGAgattgtagacaataaaattcgcatcgagaaaataataatcaagaacggaaaattatagtaacaatcatatttattatttcaaagtgcgagtgttacaatctctatgatttctctgaattcgccttttcaaatataaattcaagggcTGTAAAGTTTGATCTTGAATCTTCGatgaatttgaactttgaacttttaTGATCTTGACTTTtgtttgaattcaagggcttcgagcttgttcttgaatctgatggtcttgatcttgatcgttcttgaacttgattGCTTGAATTCTTTTATGGCGTTTGTACCACGGATTTTCTCTAACTTcttgtttaaaattttatgtcccttttctaaattatgaggacccctatttatagttttagagcAGAGGAGTTGCGATTGGAACAAGATTTCCTtcggccaatcagatttaagtaaCATGGCATATGGGATTGAGCGGGTTTGTCATCTTTGACGTCATGATCCTATTGGCTTCtttgtttgacttggcatgCCATGTCATTTGCCACGTGACACCAAAAGAATGGGCATGTAGGATAAGATGACATTGGACTTAACAAATTGGGCTCATCTATAgcccaaatcaattaattttgactttaattaaattcatatttattggacATGAATAATTAGGCCANtcttgatcttgatcgttcttgaacttgaatgcttgaattcttTTATGGAGTTTGTACCACGgattttctctagcttcttatttaaaattttttgtcccttttctaaattatgagaacccctatttatagttttagaatagagGAGTTGCGACTGGAACAAGATTCCCTtcggccaatcagatttaagtaaCATGGCATATGGGATTGAGCGGGTTTGTCATCTTTGACGTCATGATCCTATTGGCTTCtttgtttgacttggcatgCCATGTCATTTGCCACGTGACACCAAAAGAATGGGCATGTAGGATAAGATGACATTGGACTTAACAAATTGGGCTCATCTATAgcccaaatcaattaattttgactttaattaaattcatatttattggacATGAATAATTAGgccaattatattaattcatgatatttatttgaactaatatattcatgaatttaatataattcgaatcattttataaattttatttaataaattttaaatgattacaaacATATCATTGTCATTTTGAGTCCTGAATATTTCGAAAGGAAAAAAAGTCAGAACATAAGAAAGACCGTAAAACATGCTTCAATATGATGCATATGACTCATTCTTTACCAAAATAATCGCCATGGAGAATGAATCTAAGACAAAGCGCGCAAAGTTACCTAAATAATACTTAAACAACAAAGGCGGACTTCCGATTtagtatttattaaatttttagtAGTTTTTCACGTACTTGTAAACTCTTGAGTCAAGAAATGTTGAGGTCACTTAACAAGCAGAGCAGAGGCTGCATTCACCACTACTGTTAGACCAATTATCAGTTTACAACAACAGCATACCCAGTATATACCCACAAGTGGAGCGCAGACCTTATTTTTAAACtagagtaaaaaaataataatgttggGCTCGTTAACATACAGCACAAAAAGGCTGCACCCAGACCAATTATCAATTTGCAACAACAACGTACCAATGTAATCGCACAAGTGAATCACAAACCTTAACCCTACCTCATGGAGATAGAGAGATTGTTACGGAAAGACCATCGATACAAGTAACGCATaataaagttgtttaaaaaggAGAATATAACAGTAAATAAGACATATATAGCAACTAAATCTAGCAAATAATGGGAAAAGCGTAACAACCAAGTAAGCTCTTTTAATTAAAATCCTGGCTCCGTCACTAATCCTAACAAgaaacatataaattaaattccCTTACTGAAAATCTTGACTCTGCAACTAAAGCTAACAAGAAACAGATAAATTAAATTCCCTTACTCAAAATCCTAACAGTGCAACTAAAGCTAAcaagaaacaaataaattaaactctCTTACTGAAAAtccttatttatattttttaatagtatAGTCTTACAGAGAAATAAATTTGTTACGTCGAAATTGACGGTATGTACCATATTGGACCATGACAATTTGATTAAAAACTTCTCTAAGATAAAACAAGGGAAATTACACCAACTGAGAGTCCATAACATTTATTAACCATTTTTATAGCTCAATTTTACAAAATGATCTGAAATACCTCAATTTGAATAAAAAGGTCATATTTGATGCAATCAACACATAAGCCACAGTTTATTGCTACCTAGCCACGACTTTAACCGTGGCTAAATAACgctattaaaaaaaactttttgtgcttttttccccttctttaattatttcactttttggtggaaaattaatattttattatttttgtttattttttatttattaaggtGAGAATGAATGATAGTTAAATAAATGTTGAtacattaaataattatttatataatttgatagACGATTATACACATTTATACaatattgatatattatatatacaatacataattatttgtacattatatatatatatatatatatagataccAACGATACAGGATCACTGATCTGGCGGTAGTCCGCCAGgtcatagatcaagcaagtcaatatccttagaggtagtccaactacataagaNtatatatatatatatatatatacacacacacacacacacatgtTTCTATACAATTTATACGATATTTGATACATATTTATACACgatttatataatattgataCACTGCATATACActacataattatttatatatcatatatacatattcatATACCAATtacacaatattcatacatgtttatacattattttacattttttaattaattttttatacattATGTATACATCATTGATACATTTCATATACACTACTTTAACTGTtagttattaaaaataaataaaaaaaattatttagccATGCTCAAATCGtagctaataaaaaataaaaataaatcatggcTAATAAAAGTAGAAATAACATTATTTAGCCATGATTTAACTGTTACAAAtagctatatataaataacGAATTTGACTATAGTTcatccttttattttcttgactATAATTTTTACAAACTAATAACTTTTTGCTACATATTTGAAATTATCCCATTAAATAATTCGAACCAAACAAGTGAACAATGTACCATTCGAATTATTCGCCCCAAAGTTGGGAATATATTTTTGAACTCCACATAAtacaacttttatatatatataaaaagtgaaaaaggCAATTTGAATACCCCTCATTTAATTTCCTTTTCgatatattttcatttctttcaatttatgtgatatatttttaattatgagatttaagtatttaattttatatttaaaattataattattgtgacttataatactttatatgtaataaataaatgaacaaaCAACACCAATTTCATTAGTTTAAAGCGTAATTATATGCCTTCACTTTAATTTTCGAAATTACCTTTCATATCACATTTACTTCGCCATATACAAGCGGATCAAATTAGatgtgatttattttttatacaataaATTCAAGCATGATTCACATATATTTGAGATGTACTAACTCTCTCCTATTTGTTCacttctctcctctctctcgTGTTTTGTCCTCTCTCCCCGCCTCTCGTCCTCTCTCcccatacacacacacacacacacacatatatatatgtatgtatgtattgtGATCACACGTATTTGTATACACATATTCTCTCGTTTGTCTCTTTTCTCTATCGTTCGCCTCACTTTcctatgtatttatatttcagAATGTATTTGATATCAAATATGTATTTATCTAGTATCTTTCATGCACATATTTGACTTGCAATTTGAATAAATGATTTCATTGACTTGAAATCTGatacaaaattattaatttatgagaTAGTAGGTAGATTTTGCTAACTGAATTGATTGATAATTTATGATAGAAAAACTTATGtagttatgttattttttcaatattttatattttacgggagtaataattaaaattattttttttgactcTCGAATTCAAACTCGGAATAAACAGAGTGGAAGTGGTCAGATTCACTCACACTACAGCCATCTCCCATCGGCACCTCTGCAGATAAAAAGTCTCTCTACTCATTTTCACTAACCCTAGcattctctctccctctctctaCACCTCACCTTTCTCTCTCAATAGACCAAACCCTATCAACGCCATGGCGTCACGGAGGCTTATGGCCTCTCTCCTCCGATCAACCGCCCAGCGCGGCGGCGCTATTTCCAGATCTCCATTGGCAAATTCCATCCCCAAAACTACACGCGCCTCCCCAGCGGGATTCCTCTTAAATCGTGCTGTTAAGTACGCTACCTCAGCTGCTGCTCCGGCTGATAAGTCAGCGACACCTCCTAAATCCTCTGGTAATGAGCCTACCGGTAAGATCACCGATGAGTTCACTGGCGCTGGTGCGGTCGGGAAAGTGTGCCAGGTTATTGGTGCTGTCGTGGATGTGAGATTCGATGAAGGTTTGCCTCCGATCCTTACTGCTCTTGAGGTTCTGGATAACCAGATCCGTCTTGTGCTTGAGGTTGCTCAGCATTTGGGTGAGAATATGGTTAGGACTATTGCTATGGATGGTACTGAAGGTCTTGTGCGTGGTCAACGCGTCCTTAACACTGGGTCTCCTATCACTGTGAGTAATCTGAAATTGTTTATTTTCAGTATATCATATTTCAAAGATATTTACTTTACTGGTTTAGACCTTCCATTCGTTTCTTTGTTTAATATTGTAGTCAATAGCGTTGGAATTCAGGAGTTTAGAAATTTGAGAGTGATCTATTTAATGTGTTTTCTAGGAAATGATATTATTTGATAGTTCTACAAGATCTGTGGTTTTATTATGCCTTAATGAAATGTTTTGTTGATCTAGATATTTGGGTTGGTCAATCAATCATAGCAccattattttcatataaattgcAGGTTGTTGAAGCTGTAAATCTGTAATTATAGCAGGGTCAATTGCATGTAGGCTTGCTTGTGATTATCTAAGTAGTAAATAACATTTCTTTGCTCCTGAATGGTAGTACATATGTTTGATTGCAGTAGTTTGGATCCTAATGTGTGGGAAAATATTGGTTTTCCTAGTAAAACCTGTATTTTTCCCTGCAAGGTACCTTTGGTGCTTTAAATGGGCCTCTATTGGTTTGTGGATTTGCTCATCTTTATTCACAATCAAATGAGATGCTGTAGAGTGCTTCAATTGATACCCGAATTTACCACTGCATTACTGGAAGAAATTCATGTTGTTTTGTGagatgtgaattttttttaattattccaCTTATTTTCTCCCAATTGAATGGTAAAAAACTCCTGCTCTGCAACTCAATTTTTCCTCCTAACATTGATGTTCTcgaaaattgttttgttttgtcCCCCCTCTTCCTCTGGGGAACACAGTCACGTGTGGGTTCAGtcttaaattttttgttgtCTTCTGTTTTCACCCTTAATGAAAACTAATTGAGTAGTAGCTGTATAGCTGACCCAGCTAATTTGGGTTGAGGTGCAGTAGTTGATGTTTCGTCTCAGTTGTTATCCTGCTTTCAGTGGGAATATGGGTTGTAGATCCATTTGCCATTCACTTACTACTTTTTTTGCGCTGAACTGATGGTTTCATTGTGATGGCAGGTCCCTGTTGGTAGGTCCACCCTTGGCCGTATTATGAATGTCATTGGAGAGCCTATTGATGAGAGAGGCGACATTAGTAAGTCCTAAATACTTTATCCCTTGTTTTATTTGTTCCGTGTGAAGAGTTCTGAAAGTTATATCTCTATCTCTGAAAATCACTGCAGCAACCGATCACTTCTTGCCAATTCATCGTGAAGCTCCTGCCTTTGTTGAGCAGGCAACTGAACAACAAATTCTTGTTACTGGTATCAAGGTATGCTAATCAAACAATTTTATTCAATGTTCTCGTATGTGTCTCCCTTTCTGAGCATATATTGGTTCCTGAAGTGTAATTTCTACTCAATGTTATGACAATGCCAATTTCACTATGGCTGCTTAACTTCTAACCAGGTTGTTGATCTTCTTGCCCCTTACCAAAGGGGAGGAAAGATTGGGCTTTTTGGTGGTGCTGGTGTGGGAAAGACCGTGCTTATTATGGAACTGATTAACAACGTTGCAAAGGCACATGGTTAGTGCTGCTTTTGGGTTTTCTTATTATTTCACATGTAAGTCAGTGTGAAATTTATCTGAATGAGGCTCAACTCTTTCAGGTGGTTTCTCCGTCTTTGCTGGTGTTGGTGAACGCACTCGTGAGGGCAACGATTTGTACAGGGAAATGATTGAAAGTGGTGTTATTAAGCTTGGTGAAAAGCAAGTAAGTGTTCTATTTAGTCAGAATTAATTGCTATGCCCCTTTAGTCCACAGTGTTGTCCCCTGTTGTTGACATTTTGTCTTATTGGATTGATTAGAGTGAAAGCAAGTGCGCTCTTGTATATGGTCAAATGAATGAGCCCCCTGGTGCTCGTGCCCGTGTTGGCCTTACAGGATTGACTGTGGCTGAGCACTTTAGAGATGCTGAGGGGCAGGATGTGCTTCTCTTTATTGACAACATTTTCAGATTTACCCAGGTTGGCTTGCCTATGACTGCTAAAGTTCTCTTATTTTATACCACTCTACCGTTGCTTACTAGTTGCTTTTGTATCAATACAGGCTAACTCAGAGGTCTCTGCTTTGCTTGGTCGTATCCCATCTGCTGTCGGTTATCAACCAACTTTGGCTACAGATCTTGGAGGTCTTCAAGAGCGTATCACTACAACCAAGAAAGGTTCTATTACATCTGTCCAGGCTATCTATGTGCCTGCTGATGACTTGACAGATCCTGCCCCTGCAACTACCTTTGCTCACTTGGATGCCACAACTGTGTTGTCCCGTCAAGTATGATGCTGTTTCTTAACTTGAActataactttattttttgttcctAGTAAAATGCAGTTACAATTTTCTGACTTGCGTATTTTGGATACCAGATTTCTGAGCTTGGTATTTATCCTGCTGTTGATCCACTTGATTCTACATCTCGTATGCTCTCACCTCACATTTTGGGAGAAGATCATTACAATACTGCTCGTGGGGTACAGAAAGTTCTTCAAAACTACAAGAATCTTCAAGATATTATTGCCATTTTGGGTATGGATGAGCTGAGTGAAGATGATAAGATGACTGTTGCCCGTGCACGTAAGATCCAGAGATTCCTCAGTCAGCCTTTCCATGTTGCCGAAGTTTTCACAGGTGCTCCTGGAAAATATGTTGACTTGAAGGAGAGCATTAACAGTTTCCAGGTAACGAATCTCAATTTGGAATCTTGTTGTAAGATACTGTGGTTGGTTAGAAAAGCATCCTATACTTGCTTAGGTTACCATGGAAACACTTTTTGTTTTACTACACCTTTTGTTACACGATATTCCTGGTATTGCATAGCCCACCTTCTCAGCAGGTTGTAGTGATGCTTTATGAATTAAATGTTGCTATATGATTTTTTCCTCCTCCCTATTATTTGGTGAAGTGTATCTGAGATGATAACATCCTGCTATGTTGTGCATATTCAGGCACCAATTTGCTGATTATTTCGTTTTGTAATTGACTTTTGCAGGGAGTCCTGGATGGGAAATACGATGACCTTTCAGAACAATCATTCTATATGGTCGGTGGAATCGAGGAGGTCATTGCCAAGGCAGAGAAGATTGCCAAGGAATCTGCAGCTTAGATTGTTATTAACTCCAGCAACTTTCTTTCATTATCTTCATCGATAACTACAGAAATAATTTAAGTTTCTGTGACACTTGGATTTTTTCCTGGGAGGACTAAGGGGTCCAAGATTTTCtggtttttgtttttatatgcAATCCGGAATTGTGATAGAGAAGACATGGAGCTAAGGCTTACTTGCCAAACACCCACCCTTGACTCTCTGTTATGTCGCATAATAAAGGGGGTAAAACGGCGAACTTGTATATTTTACTTTGAATTCATCTTGAGAATGTTGGTTGCCCAAATTATGAGGGGTTGTCTTTTCATTACTTTCGTCTTGAATACTTTCTGGTTTCCAGTTTTTTGCCTGTCGTAATAATGTTTATCTTCTCTAGTCTTTTAGTCGTCATGGTGGTATATTCCCAGTAAATGGATCAATATTCATGTCGAATAGTGAATACTGGTCTCAAAATTGCTCTTTTGCTGATCATTCTTGAGATAATGTCGAGGACTTTTTATTGGTAGACTATGCATGCTCAATTGACTGAGAGTTTGAACTCTGGTCGTATGTGTATCCCAAACGCTGACTAGAGTGGTTTTGACAATAACTTAAAGCTACCTTCTACTTGTACTTagttagggtcattttggtGGCAGAATATATATGATGCTTACTACGATGGTAATATGCTTGGGTATGTAGATCTTACCCCTAACTTATGAGATAGAGTTTTTGATAGATCCTTGAAGACGTAATTCTCAATACCCCATCTTATGAAATAGAGTTCCCAATAGATCCTTGAAGATGTAATTCTCAACTATCTATTAAGATTATACTTCCTCTTggtaacttaaaaaaaaagtcatgtcttgttatattacttttcaatactttttcgatctatttttatatttctcaAACAACATTGACAACCTTTCACACTTCCTCGTTATTCATCTTGTGCAACTAAAGAGATATTTCCCCCTATTGGACATATATTTGATGTAGTAGATTTCATTTTCCTCTACCTTATCATGAAGTAACACGTGTAAACTAccaatttattttgatttaaaaataagatTCCCACGCCGCCGTATTCTCTTGCCTCTCCACCCTTCTCGGCGGCGCTTTCTAGTTTCTACGATTCTTCCTTCTCAccatataattgaaaaaaaaatgtcaatccTTTCTCTCTCCCTTTCTCCATTTCCAAATCCATCTCTCTCCCATCTCAGTTCCCATGCTCCCTCCCGTGTCCAATCATTCCACCCTTCTTCATCCATGACCCNagcacagtgaagttacaattttacccttatgacaacttttcacttcaaaattacaaccacttatttgaattcaagtgaaataaattggagggaaacaacatacacttttacaattttcaagaagtgtaaataagggtataataggaaaaaatttgttgtcctttcttgatttgtcaaaatggataactaaatagggacaactaaaaaagaaaatatggacaagtaaatagggacggagggagtatctacTAAGATTATACTTACCCTTGATAACTTAAAAAAAGTCATATCTTGT carries:
- the LOC125850408 gene encoding ATP synthase subunit beta, mitochondrial-like, producing the protein MASRRLMASLLRSTAQRGGAISRSPLANSIPKTTRASPAGFLLNRAVKYATSAAAPADKSATPPKSSGNEPTGKITDEFTGAGAVGKVCQVIGAVVDVRFDEGLPPILTALEVLDNQIRLVLEVAQHLGENMVRTIAMDGTEGLVRGQRVLNTGSPITVPVGRSTLGRIMNVIGEPIDERGDITTDHFLPIHREAPAFVEQATEQQILVTGIKVVDLLAPYQRGGKIGLFGGAGVGKTVLIMELINNVAKAHGGFSVFAGVGERTREGNDLYREMIESGVIKLGEKQSESKCALVYGQMNEPPGARARVGLTGLTVAEHFRDAEGQDVLLFIDNIFRFTQANSEVSALLGRIPSAVGYQPTLATDLGGLQERITTTKKGSITSVQAIYVPADDLTDPAPATTFAHLDATTVLSRQISELGIYPAVDPLDSTSRMLSPHILGEDHYNTARGVQKVLQNYKNLQDIIAILGMDELSEDDKMTVARARKIQRFLSQPFHVAEVFTGAPGKYVDLKESINSFQGVLDGKYDDLSEQSFYMVGGIEEVIAKAEKIAKESAA